From Rutidosis leptorrhynchoides isolate AG116_Rl617_1_P2 chromosome 3, CSIRO_AGI_Rlap_v1, whole genome shotgun sequence, a single genomic window includes:
- the LOC139902157 gene encoding uncharacterized protein gives MVLNCTRRAIFCLVEIISSKEKIYCTFVYACNKGKERVPLWNDLHLQKTVTNKMPWFIMGDFNITRYLNEHSAGCSILSEEMKEFNSCLNDIKIEDINISGFHFTWTKSLKNPRCGTLKKLDRIMINAEVMNAIPQAHCILLPYVISDHSPTILNIPNFIVSKPKSFRFMNYITEKEAFMHIVKEGWNRQYVGCAMYCLIMKLKGLKKDLRKLNWADGNTFNKVKILKMQLKDVQSKIVADPHNVTIRDLASKTLQEYEEAKHDEFLIQQQKTKVKWLGEGDKNTKYFHKNFLGKVDSVIPIEYMGNIFSVTLDSNEANAMVLEVSNSEIKDAIFDIDSEKAAGPDGYTSHFFKKS, from the exons ATGGTTCTCAACTGCACAAGACGAGCTATCTTTTGTTTGGTGGAAATAATAAGTTCAAAAGAAAAGATCTATTGTACCTTTGTATATGCATGCAATAAAGGAAAAGAAAGGGTCCCATTATGGAATGATCTTCATCTACAAAAAACTGTTACTAATAAGATGCCATGGTTTATAATGGGGGATTTTAATATCACTAGGTATCTGAATGAGCACTCTGCTGGTTGTTCTATATTGTCTGAAGAAATGAAAGAGTTTAATTCATGCCTTAATGATATTAAGATTGAAGACATCAATATTTCTGGTTTTCACTTTACCTGGACCAAATCCCTGAAAAATCCAAGATGTGGCACCCTGAAAAAATTAGACAGAATTATGATTAATGCTGAGGTCATGAATGCTATTCCACAAGCTCATTGTATTTTACTACCCTATGTCATCTCAGATCATAGTCCAACCATTTTGAATATTCCAAACTTTATAGTTAGTAAGCCTAAATCATTTAGGTTTATGAACTATATAACTGAAAAAGAAGCCTTTATGCATATTGTTAAAGAAGGGTGGAATAGGCAGTATGTTGGGTGTGCTATGTATTGTTTGATTATGAAGCTTAAAGGGTTGAAAAAAGATCTCAGGAAGCTTAACTGGGCAGATGGTAATACCTTTAATAAAGTCAAAATTCTCAAAATGCAATTGAAAGATGTTCAATCTAAGATAGTTGCTGATCCCCATAATGTCACAATTAGAGATTTAGCTTCTAAGACTCTTCAAGAGTATGAAGAAGCAAAGCATGATGAGTTTTTAATCCAGCAACAAAAGACAAAAGTTAAGTGGTTAGGTGAAGGTGATAAAAATACCAAGTACTTTCATAAA AATTTCTTAGGAAAAGTAGACTCAGTCATTCCTATTGAATATATGGGAAACATTTTCTCTGTTACCCTTGATTCCAATGAAGCTAATGCTATGGTGTTGGAGGTCTCAAATTCAGAAATCAAAGATGCTATCTTTGATATTGATAGTGAAAAGGCTGCAGGTCCAGATGGCTACACCTCACATTTCTTTAAAAAATCATGA